A genomic stretch from Bradyrhizobium sp. 195 includes:
- a CDS encoding transposase, with translation MIEETLVPGAVVSEVARRHGLAPQQLFTLRRQARQPAGADAASEAPQFVPAVVEAALPQGAVRRRAVLILHRSRQSLVRKRRFQATALKS, from the coding sequence ATGATTGAAGAGACGCTTGTCCCGGGTGCGGTGGTGTCGGAAGTTGCGCGGCGGCATGGGCTTGCGCCGCAGCAGCTGTTCACGTTGCGCCGCCAGGCACGGCAACCTGCCGGGGCGGACGCTGCCAGCGAGGCGCCGCAGTTCGTGCCTGCGGTGGTGGAAGCGGCATTGCCGCAAGGCGCAGTTCGCCGGCGGGCCGTTTTGATACTGCACCGGAGCCGACAATCACTGGTGCGTAAGCGTCGTTTTCAGGCCACGGCTTTGAAGTCTTGA
- the tnpC gene encoding IS66 family transposase, which produces MLLAERCESERLRQIIKELQRHRFGRRAETLPEEQMLLGLEDVEQVGASGEAEQDESAPDARAARARKRRINRGALPQHLPRIEVVVDVDDRTCPCCKGELHRIGEDRSERLDMVPAQFRVLVIRRPKYACRSCEDGVVQAPAPARLIEGGLPTEATIAQVLVSKYADHLPLYRQAQIYARQGIDLDRSTLADWVGHAAWHLRPLHERLLGKLRQRSKLFADETTMPVLDPGRGRTKTGQLWAYAADDRPWGGADPPGVVYVYAPDRKAERPIAHLDGFKGILQVDGYAGYRKLAERGDVQLAFCWAHMRRNFYELATPGPAPIASEALKRIAEFYAIEKDIRGRSAEERRLIRQQKSQPLANAFEQWLRAKLGLISQKGKLAEAIRYALSRWEGLTRFIDDGRIELDNNAFERSIRPIALNRKNALFAGSDGGAEHWAAISSLIETCKLNDVDPLAYLTDVLTRIVNSHPNSEIDQLLPWAYHRQDFKAVA; this is translated from the coding sequence ATGCTGCTCGCCGAGCGCTGCGAGAGCGAACGGCTGCGTCAGATCATCAAGGAGCTGCAGCGACATCGCTTTGGCCGCCGGGCCGAGACGCTGCCCGAGGAGCAGATGCTGCTGGGTCTGGAAGACGTCGAGCAGGTCGGAGCATCCGGTGAGGCAGAGCAGGACGAAAGCGCGCCTGATGCCCGCGCGGCGCGGGCTCGCAAGCGCCGCATTAATCGTGGAGCACTGCCGCAGCATTTGCCGAGGATCGAGGTCGTCGTCGATGTCGACGACAGGACATGCCCCTGTTGCAAAGGCGAACTGCATCGGATCGGCGAGGATAGAAGCGAGCGGCTGGACATGGTGCCGGCGCAGTTCCGGGTGCTCGTCATCCGGCGGCCCAAATACGCCTGCCGATCGTGCGAAGACGGTGTCGTGCAGGCGCCTGCTCCGGCCCGGCTGATCGAGGGCGGATTGCCGACCGAGGCCACTATCGCCCAAGTGCTGGTATCCAAATATGCCGATCATCTGCCGCTGTACCGGCAGGCCCAGATTTACGCCCGCCAGGGCATCGATCTCGATCGTTCGACGTTGGCGGACTGGGTCGGCCATGCCGCCTGGCACCTGCGTCCGCTGCACGAGCGTCTGCTCGGCAAGCTCAGGCAGAGATCAAAACTGTTTGCCGACGAGACGACGATGCCGGTGCTCGATCCCGGCCGCGGCCGCACCAAGACCGGCCAGCTCTGGGCCTATGCCGCTGACGACCGGCCATGGGGCGGCGCCGATCCACCGGGCGTCGTCTATGTCTATGCACCCGACCGCAAGGCCGAGCGGCCGATCGCTCATCTCGACGGCTTCAAGGGGATCCTGCAGGTCGACGGCTATGCCGGCTACCGCAAGCTCGCCGAGCGCGGCGACGTCCAGCTGGCGTTCTGCTGGGCGCACATGCGGCGCAACTTCTATGAACTTGCCACCCCTGGCCCGGCGCCCATTGCGAGCGAGGCGCTCAAGCGCATTGCCGAGTTTTACGCCATCGAGAAGGACATCCGTGGTCGCAGCGCCGAGGAGCGGCGTCTCATCCGGCAGCAGAAAAGCCAGCCACTCGCCAACGCATTCGAGCAGTGGCTGCGCGCAAAACTCGGTCTGATCAGCCAGAAGGGCAAGCTTGCGGAGGCTATCCGCTATGCTCTCTCGCGCTGGGAGGGACTGACGCGCTTCATCGATGATGGCCGTATCGAGCTCGACAACAATGCCTTCGAACGCTCGATCCGTCCGATCGCGCTCAATCGGAAAAATGCGCTGTTCGCGGGCTCCGACGGTGGCGCCGAGCATTGGGCCGCTATCTCGTCTCTGATCGAAACGTGCAAGCTGAACGACGTCGACCCACTCGCTTACCTCACCGACGTCCTCACCAGGATCGTCAACAGCCATCCGAACAGCGAGATCGACCAGTTGCTTCCCTGGGCCTACCACCGTCAAGACTTCAAAGCCGTGGCCTGA
- the tnpB gene encoding IS66 family insertion sequence element accessory protein TnpB (TnpB, as the term is used for proteins encoded by IS66 family insertion elements, is considered an accessory protein, since TnpC, encoded by a neighboring gene, is a DDE family transposase.), translated as MIGPTGPVRVMVATKPVDFRKGAEGLATLVRERMLADPFSGTVYVFRAKRADRIKLIFWDGTGLCLFAKRLEDGIFRWPKIEDGVMRLSAAQLSGRRVHEARETAKPTQPG; from the coding sequence TTGATCGGCCCAACGGGTCCGGTTCGGGTGATGGTGGCGACCAAGCCGGTCGACTTCCGCAAGGGCGCCGAAGGGTTAGCCACACTGGTGCGCGAGCGCATGCTGGCCGATCCGTTCTCGGGCACGGTCTATGTGTTCCGAGCCAAACGCGCGGACCGGATCAAGCTGATCTTCTGGGATGGAACGGGTCTGTGCCTGTTTGCGAAGCGCTTGGAGGACGGCATCTTCCGCTGGCCGAAGATCGAAGACGGCGTGATGCGTTTGTCGGCGGCTCAATTGTCGGGGCGGCGTGTCCATGAGGCACGGGAGACGGCAAAGCCAACGCAGCCCGGATAG
- the tnpA gene encoding IS66-like element accessory protein TnpA, which produces MEPVRRLEVFTGAGRRRKWSDEDKARIVAEIETSGESVCAVARRHGLSPQQLFGWRRLLREAAARQSEAEELQFVPAVVDVDASTPALRRRRKAPRCKSEADVGMIEVEVDGVTIRASRGADANTIAAIVRALKASR; this is translated from the coding sequence ATGGAGCCGGTCCGGCGGCTGGAAGTCTTCACTGGAGCTGGTCGGCGGCGGAAGTGGAGCGACGAGGACAAGGCACGGATTGTCGCGGAGATCGAGACGAGTGGGGAGTCAGTCTGTGCCGTGGCTCGGCGCCATGGTCTGTCGCCGCAGCAATTGTTTGGCTGGCGCCGTCTACTGAGAGAAGCTGCGGCCAGGCAATCTGAAGCGGAAGAATTGCAGTTTGTGCCGGCGGTGGTCGATGTGGACGCATCGACGCCCGCGCTTCGCCGGCGGCGCAAAGCACCGCGATGCAAGTCCGAGGCCGATGTCGGAATGATCGAAGTTGAGGTCGACGGGGTGACGATCCGGGCCAGCCGCGGCGCGGACGCCAACACGATCGCAGCCATCGTCCGGGCGCTGAAGGCGAGCCGTTGA
- a CDS encoding pyridoxal phosphate-dependent aminotransferase has protein sequence MNSAAQMDVSLRSDEVSDLVNRFPGGYWKYDIKDFVLLVNPYFPPQAFLDELKNALPGLITCYPSPNAQMVQLLADAVKTPANNLVICNGVAELIPILLGRLGMRIAVPVPTFNPYETTALPGRLSRFFLAPPDFELDVHRYAAFARTNGVDGAIVISPNNPTSRMVPYADLLYLASALRAQQQLLMIDESFIEFSELGRSASLENHLLEFPNVIVLKSLGKIYGTCGLRMGYAASANVQTMDEIRAALPTWNVNTFAEFFLSKLPHLAHAAKQSWVRVGSDRDKLYADLRRIDGMRVLKPDANFVFCELPPDWPDGDVIASKLLKDRRILIRHSGGKTLQNGKRFLRIASRTEDDNRLLAEALKDISD, from the coding sequence ATGAACAGCGCAGCACAAATGGACGTATCCCTTAGGTCGGACGAGGTCTCTGACCTGGTCAACCGATTCCCCGGCGGCTATTGGAAATATGACATCAAGGACTTCGTCCTTCTGGTAAATCCGTATTTTCCACCGCAGGCGTTCCTTGACGAACTTAAGAACGCTCTACCGGGGCTTATTACTTGCTATCCCTCTCCTAATGCGCAGATGGTCCAGCTTCTTGCGGATGCGGTGAAGACGCCGGCGAATAATCTTGTCATTTGCAATGGCGTGGCTGAACTGATTCCCATCCTCCTTGGCCGACTGGGTATGAGGATTGCTGTCCCGGTCCCAACCTTCAATCCCTATGAAACCACCGCCTTGCCCGGGCGGTTGTCACGCTTTTTCCTGGCACCGCCAGATTTTGAACTCGATGTGCACCGCTATGCAGCATTTGCGCGTACAAATGGTGTCGACGGCGCAATCGTGATATCGCCGAATAATCCCACTTCGCGGATGGTTCCCTATGCGGATTTACTATATCTCGCTTCCGCGCTTCGAGCTCAACAGCAACTCCTAATGATCGATGAGTCATTTATCGAGTTTAGTGAGCTCGGGCGAAGTGCGAGCCTGGAAAATCACTTGCTCGAATTTCCCAATGTGATCGTTCTCAAAAGCCTGGGAAAGATTTACGGGACATGCGGTTTACGGATGGGGTATGCGGCATCAGCAAATGTACAGACGATGGACGAAATTAGAGCCGCCCTCCCCACGTGGAATGTCAATACGTTTGCTGAGTTTTTTCTAAGCAAGCTTCCTCACCTGGCGCACGCGGCAAAGCAGAGTTGGGTGAGGGTAGGCAGCGACAGGGACAAACTATACGCAGACCTGCGCCGCATCGACGGAATGAGAGTTCTGAAGCCCGACGCAAATTTCGTGTTCTGTGAACTCCCGCCCGATTGGCCGGATGGAGACGTGATCGCCTCAAAACTCTTAAAGGATAGACGGATATTGATCAGGCACAGTGGCGGCAAGACGCTTCAGAATGGCAAACGATTCTTGCGCATCGCAAGCCGCACTGAAGACGACAATAGGCTTTTGGCGGAAGCACTGAAAGACATCTCTGATTAG
- a CDS encoding CDP-alcohol phosphatidyltransferase family protein → MTITGLLFSSASLFLALSDRLELSVAAALWAVLSDHLDGVVAGRTKGRDPDVAKMGASLDGFADIVYGAVVPAVVVVQVSQASQVALAIATALLVTGAIRLSYFANFGRSRDGRFLGVPLSYDVPLLALLFLFKSLIPAEAFPDVVNIAFLLLAIAHVAPFRVPPLSATMYTAISIFAVASSVVLASRSF, encoded by the coding sequence ATAACGATCACAGGTCTTCTCTTTTCCTCCGCCAGCCTGTTTTTAGCTCTCTCTGACCGCCTTGAGCTATCTGTGGCAGCAGCGCTTTGGGCTGTTCTATCGGACCACCTGGACGGGGTTGTGGCAGGTCGCACCAAAGGTCGCGATCCAGATGTCGCAAAAATGGGAGCGAGCCTCGACGGGTTTGCAGATATCGTCTATGGAGCCGTTGTGCCTGCGGTAGTTGTGGTACAAGTCAGCCAAGCTTCACAAGTCGCGCTTGCGATCGCAACCGCTCTACTGGTGACGGGAGCAATAAGGCTTAGCTACTTTGCGAACTTTGGCAGGTCGCGTGACGGACGCTTCTTGGGTGTCCCCTTGTCATACGACGTGCCGCTCCTGGCGCTTCTATTTCTTTTTAAGTCTCTTATTCCTGCCGAAGCATTTCCTGACGTCGTGAACATTGCCTTCTTGCTGCTCGCTATAGCGCATGTCGCGCCTTTTCGCGTGCCACCACTCAGCGCAACAATGTACACGGCAATAAGCATCTTCGCCGTCGCGTCATCGGTGGTTTTAGCCAGTCGCTCCTTTTGA
- a CDS encoding phosphocholine cytidylyltransferase family protein translates to MTDAPKNAVILAAGCGSRLRPLTDLRPKSLVEVNGTSILHNALHNLESVGVEEVTIVVGYRKDAIQYACGSHFGELKIKYVESTVFDRTGSAYSLWLARDALLSGDCFLLEGDVFFEEDALRHLMACRGTDVAAVVPFDDSMEGSAVLLSQNCFISGFRLMQTAANLVADGPKLFKTMNLLRLSAPTLKATIVPTLDDIIAAGARQTYTEELLSYLIERRGLQLAAARCDGLSWYEIDNADDLEIAERIFKDRTNTYAARRDLQTR, encoded by the coding sequence GTGACCGATGCTCCCAAGAACGCCGTCATTCTCGCCGCTGGCTGCGGCTCTCGCCTGCGTCCTCTGACAGATCTGCGGCCGAAGTCGCTGGTCGAGGTCAACGGCACTTCGATTCTTCACAACGCTCTGCACAATCTGGAATCTGTCGGCGTGGAAGAGGTGACGATCGTGGTAGGTTACCGCAAAGACGCCATTCAATATGCCTGCGGTAGCCACTTTGGCGAACTCAAAATCAAATATGTCGAGTCGACGGTCTTCGACCGCACCGGAAGCGCCTATTCTTTGTGGCTGGCGCGCGACGCTCTCCTCTCCGGAGATTGCTTTCTTCTCGAGGGCGACGTCTTTTTCGAAGAGGATGCGCTGCGACACTTGATGGCCTGCCGGGGGACTGACGTCGCTGCAGTCGTTCCCTTCGATGATTCAATGGAAGGGTCGGCCGTTCTGTTGTCGCAGAACTGCTTCATCTCAGGTTTTCGATTGATGCAAACCGCGGCAAATCTTGTTGCGGATGGCCCAAAGCTTTTCAAGACGATGAACCTCCTACGGCTTTCGGCGCCGACACTCAAGGCAACGATCGTTCCGACGCTGGACGATATCATCGCCGCTGGAGCTAGGCAGACCTACACCGAAGAACTTTTGAGTTATCTGATAGAGAGGCGAGGCCTACAGCTCGCAGCGGCGCGATGCGATGGCCTCAGCTGGTACGAAATTGATAATGCTGACGATCTGGAGATTGCCGAGCGCATTTTCAAGGACCGAACGAATACCTACGCGGCGAGACGTGATTTGCAAACGAGGTGA
- the aepX gene encoding phosphoenolpyruvate mutase: MLRAEICCRRELSFLMEAHDGLSAAIAERAGFKGLWASGLSVACSLGYRDANEASWSQLVDVVERIVDSSELPVLVDGDGGFGNFNNARLVTRRLRQRGAAGVALEDSCFPKMNSFVGHRHPLADIDEFSGRLRAVKDTVADDLILVARIEALIAGHEMDEALSRAHAYADVGADAILIHSRGSTADEILSFARAWQNRLPVVIVPTKYYRTPISVYRKASISTVIWANQSMRAAIAAMRQVCGRIIAEESTASIEPHIATLEEVFELFKYDELARAETRYLPPDAELRK, translated from the coding sequence ATGCTGCGCGCCGAAATCTGCTGCCGCAGAGAGCTATCGTTCCTCATGGAAGCGCATGATGGTCTCTCCGCCGCAATCGCTGAGCGCGCAGGGTTCAAAGGCCTCTGGGCGTCCGGCCTGTCTGTTGCCTGCTCCCTGGGCTACCGCGATGCCAACGAAGCGTCGTGGAGCCAACTCGTAGACGTAGTCGAGCGGATCGTGGACTCGAGCGAACTACCTGTGCTCGTTGACGGAGATGGCGGCTTCGGGAATTTCAACAATGCGCGCCTCGTGACACGCAGGCTCCGTCAGCGTGGAGCAGCCGGCGTCGCGCTCGAGGACAGCTGCTTTCCGAAGATGAACTCGTTTGTTGGGCATCGGCACCCCCTCGCCGATATCGACGAATTCTCTGGCCGCCTCCGGGCAGTGAAGGACACAGTCGCGGACGACTTGATCTTGGTTGCAAGGATCGAGGCGTTGATCGCTGGGCATGAGATGGACGAAGCACTTTCGCGCGCTCACGCCTACGCCGACGTGGGAGCCGATGCGATCCTCATTCATTCGCGAGGGAGCACCGCGGACGAAATCCTTTCGTTCGCGCGCGCTTGGCAGAACAGATTGCCGGTCGTGATCGTTCCGACGAAATACTATCGAACACCAATCTCTGTATACCGCAAAGCCAGCATCTCAACGGTGATCTGGGCCAACCAGTCTATGCGAGCGGCAATAGCGGCAATGCGTCAAGTCTGCGGCCGCATCATCGCTGAGGAAAGCACCGCGAGCATTGAGCCGCACATTGCTACTCTCGAGGAAGTCTTCGAACTGTTCAAGTACGACGAACTCGCCCGTGCGGAAACGCGATATTTGCCGCCCGACGCTGAACTGCGCAAATAG
- the tnpA gene encoding IS66-like element accessory protein TnpA, with protein sequence MAADDQKLRVRLVGRNGRRRYEAASKERLVTACLEPGVSVSRLALEHGVNANLLRKWIKKHTATRSLPPSSRPAFIPVQLEGSADRALSRQDSVATVDLPATCDEMRGSEPKGTPAFCSPAKVSVSLPNGVKLALECGDVDALTAIIGALGHVQTGR encoded by the coding sequence ATGGCAGCGGATGATCAGAAACTGCGGGTCAGGCTTGTTGGCCGGAACGGTCGCCGGCGCTACGAGGCGGCATCGAAAGAGCGTCTTGTCACGGCCTGCCTTGAGCCTGGGGTTTCGGTATCGAGGCTTGCACTCGAACATGGGGTCAACGCGAACCTCCTTCGGAAGTGGATCAAGAAGCACACCGCCACCAGGTCGCTGCCGCCGTCCTCACGCCCGGCGTTCATCCCGGTTCAGCTTGAGGGGTCCGCCGATCGAGCCCTGTCGCGGCAAGACAGCGTGGCGACGGTGGATTTGCCGGCGACTTGCGATGAAATGCGTGGTTCGGAACCCAAAGGGACTCCAGCTTTTTGTTCTCCGGCCAAAGTGAGCGTGTCGCTGCCGAACGGCGTGAAGCTCGCGCTGGAATGCGGCGATGTGGATGCATTGACGGCGATCATCGGAGCACTGGGCCATGTTCAGACTGGGCGGTGA
- the tnpB gene encoding IS66 family insertion sequence element accessory protein TnpB (TnpB, as the term is used for proteins encoded by IS66 family insertion elements, is considered an accessory protein, since TnpC, encoded by a neighboring gene, is a DDE family transposase.) encodes MFRLGGDLQVYLHREPIDFRAGINSLAVLVQETMALDPFTPAVFAFCNRRCDRMKLLFFDRSGFVLVLKRLTEDKFRWPRRQEAVVTLTTEQLHWILDGIDIDAMVRHPVRQYQVAG; translated from the coding sequence ATGTTCAGACTGGGCGGTGACCTGCAGGTCTATCTGCACCGTGAGCCGATCGACTTCCGGGCTGGCATCAACAGCCTTGCGGTCCTGGTCCAGGAGACGATGGCGCTCGATCCATTCACTCCGGCGGTTTTTGCGTTCTGCAATCGCCGTTGCGACCGGATGAAGTTGCTGTTCTTCGACCGGTCCGGCTTTGTGCTGGTCCTGAAGCGGCTGACCGAGGACAAGTTCCGATGGCCGCGCCGCCAGGAGGCGGTCGTCACGCTGACGACCGAGCAATTGCACTGGATCCTTGACGGCATCGATATCGATGCGATGGTCCGCCATCCGGTGCGGCAATATCAGGTTGCCGGCTGA
- the tnpC gene encoding IS66 family transposase yields MNRTGDPSVEVLLARIAALQADNHQLADRVVKLEEELALARLHRFAPRSEKHVDRLFNEAEQAADEDDAGSETNNIAELPDTGLPPVENTTGKKRGRRPLPANLPRERVEYDLPDDQKACPCCRGQMHRMGEAVTEQLHIEVKAKVLQNVRFKYACRHCDRTGINAPVVTAPMPTQPLPGSVATASTLAFALVHKYVDGTPLYRLAQAFERAGVPVSRGALGRWVIGSSEKHLSRIYDALKLRLRSQPLIHGDETTVQVLKEKDKKATSTSYMWAYRSGKGSHEPIVLLDYQPGRGQIHPQAFLGDYRGIVMSDGYTAWRTLELATHIGCMAHSRRRFVDALRARKKGGGPPEQALRFFDQLYRVERQARDGIPEKGETQADCIRRFRQQHSVPILNALKVWLDDMAPKVLPDSKLGDAVSYTRNQWEYLTRYTGDGSMPIDNNLLERDIRVFATGRKSWLFSDTVDGAKASAVVYSLMLTCRASRVEPLAWLRHVLTESPQRAGDADITDLLPFNFHKAATA; encoded by the coding sequence ATGAATCGAACCGGCGATCCGAGTGTTGAAGTGCTGTTGGCGCGCATTGCTGCGCTGCAGGCGGATAACCATCAACTCGCCGACCGCGTCGTCAAACTCGAGGAAGAACTGGCGCTGGCACGCCTGCATCGTTTTGCGCCACGCAGCGAAAAGCACGTCGATCGTCTCTTCAATGAAGCCGAGCAGGCCGCCGATGAGGATGACGCCGGCAGTGAAACGAACAATATCGCCGAACTTCCGGACACGGGCTTGCCACCCGTCGAAAACACAACGGGAAAGAAGCGCGGCCGCAGGCCGCTGCCGGCGAACCTGCCGCGTGAGCGCGTCGAGTATGACCTGCCCGACGATCAGAAGGCGTGTCCTTGCTGCCGTGGCCAGATGCATCGCATGGGCGAGGCTGTCACCGAGCAACTTCATATCGAGGTGAAGGCGAAGGTTTTACAGAACGTACGCTTCAAATATGCGTGCCGCCATTGCGATCGCACCGGGATCAACGCCCCTGTCGTGACCGCGCCGATGCCGACGCAGCCGCTGCCGGGCAGCGTTGCCACGGCCTCAACGCTGGCGTTCGCGCTGGTTCATAAATATGTCGATGGCACGCCGCTCTACCGCCTGGCGCAGGCCTTCGAACGCGCCGGTGTTCCGGTCAGCCGCGGCGCTTTGGGTCGCTGGGTGATCGGCTCGAGCGAGAAACATCTCTCCCGCATCTATGACGCCCTGAAGCTGCGGCTCAGATCGCAGCCTCTCATCCATGGCGACGAGACGACGGTTCAGGTCCTCAAGGAGAAGGACAAAAAGGCCACCAGCACATCGTATATGTGGGCTTATCGCAGCGGCAAGGGCAGTCACGAGCCCATCGTTCTTCTGGATTATCAGCCGGGCCGCGGCCAAATCCACCCGCAGGCCTTCCTCGGCGATTACCGCGGCATCGTGATGAGTGACGGCTATACCGCATGGCGCACGCTGGAACTGGCCACCCACATCGGCTGCATGGCCCACTCCCGGCGGCGCTTTGTCGATGCCCTCAGGGCGAGGAAGAAGGGCGGCGGTCCGCCCGAGCAGGCGCTGCGGTTCTTCGACCAGCTCTACCGGGTTGAAAGGCAGGCGCGGGACGGAATACCGGAGAAGGGTGAAACACAGGCCGACTGCATTCGCCGCTTCCGCCAGCAACATAGTGTCCCCATCCTCAATGCTCTCAAGGTATGGCTCGATGACATGGCCCCGAAGGTCTTGCCTGACAGCAAGCTCGGCGACGCCGTATCCTACACCCGAAACCAATGGGAATATCTGACGCGCTACACCGGGGACGGCAGCATGCCGATCGACAACAATCTTCTGGAGCGCGACATCAGGGTTTTTGCAACTGGCAGGAAGAGTTGGTTGTTCAGCGATACCGTGGACGGAGCCAAGGCCAGTGCCGTCGTCTACAGCCTGATGCTGACCTGCCGCGCCTCACGTGTCGAGCCGTTAGCGTGGTTGCGCCACGTCCTCACCGAATCGCCTCAGCGCGCCGGCGACGCCGATATTACCGACCTGCTGCCCTTCAACTTCCACAAAGCCGCCACTGCCTGA
- a CDS encoding CsbD family protein: MDWNRIEGNWKQVKGKVKEQWGKLTDDDLDAIDGKQDQLEGKLQQRYGYQKDQAKKELNDWFGRQKW; this comes from the coding sequence ATGGATTGGAACCGCATCGAAGGAAACTGGAAGCAGGTAAAGGGCAAAGTGAAGGAGCAGTGGGGCAAGCTGACGGACGATGACTTAGACGCCATTGACGGAAAGCAAGACCAGCTTGAAGGAAAGCTCCAGCAGCGCTACGGCTACCAAAAGGATCAAGCCAAAAAAGAACTCAACGATTGGTTTGGTCGTCAGAAGTGGTAG
- a CDS encoding PilZ domain-containing protein → MIERSMERRALPREIINLPALLSFDGIMGLHPCVVRDINAFGARLSRPYYIFANEFDLLFSSPHKRLACRVVWRRATISGVVFVVLRRASKPVSASIVHLS, encoded by the coding sequence ATGATTGAAAGGTCAATGGAACGTCGCGCTCTGCCGCGCGAGATCATCAATCTGCCGGCATTGCTCTCGTTCGATGGAATTATGGGGCTCCATCCGTGCGTAGTGCGCGACATCAACGCATTTGGCGCTCGCCTTTCCAGGCCCTATTACATATTCGCCAACGAATTTGATCTGTTGTTCAGCAGCCCTCACAAGAGGCTTGCCTGTCGAGTGGTATGGAGGCGGGCAACCATTTCGGGCGTGGTGTTCGTTGTGCTCCGCCGCGCATCAAAGCCAGTGAGTGCAAGCATCGTTCATCTTAGTTAG
- a CDS encoding transposase: MTTVTVLSGPERRRRWTSAEKLRIVEESLAPGASVVEVARRHDVHRNLVTAWRRLTKMNDACTHWL; encoded by the coding sequence GTGACGACGGTAACGGTTCTATCCGGTCCAGAGCGGCGACGGCGATGGACCAGTGCCGAGAAGCTTCGGATCGTGGAGGAGAGCCTCGCGCCTGGGGCCAGTGTCGTCGAGGTTGCTCGGCGACATGATGTTCACCGCAATCTGGTCACGGCCTGGCGGCGGCTAACTAAGATGAACGATGCTTGCACTCACTGGCTTTGA